AACGAAAAATCTGCAGACTTTTATAACTTGTGGCTCCTACTCTGTTTCCTCGTCTGTTTTCATGATGCACACCTTTTACTTGTGCGTAAACATTTATAAACTTCCCGAAGTTACATGTTACGTTGACATACGTGCATACAGGGAATTCCAGACAATTTTTATCTGACCACGACCCTCATCATTGTCAATTTCATTAAACCCGTTAGTATGTCGTAGGGCGCCATAAAAAACACGATTTGTGAAGCTTTAGATTCTTAAGGAAATCGGCTCTCCAATAATTGCATGTTCAGAAAAATCACTGTGAGCCATAATTCAATCAATGTACTTTACACGGTGAATTCTCCATggagaaataagatttttgtATCTAGAGCAAAAATGGGTGAACACTTAGTTTAGGAAACATGagcaaatcaatttcaaataataggttcgaataatattgaaatactAATAAAAAAGGTGAACGGGAAGAAATAGTTCTGCCAGATTTGAAAAGGAATTGCAAAATCCCaaaacttcaaatttttgttcaaaatcctAACGATTTTTTCTGTGCCTCCCGCATTTTGAACTGAACTGacatttttaattgatttGCTTGTATCTTCAGAACTAAATGCTTGCTCACCTTTACTCTTGACTGAAAATTTTAGTTTATTCACACTGAATGTACCCacgggaaaaatttcaaaatcgatcGTGGATAAGATGGATTCGAAAACtgagttttaaaaaatctaaCAGCCTGCAAATTGTGGTTTTTTTGTAACGCTCTGCAACATACCAAGagcaaaatgaaatttaaaatagaGAGAGCCTGTAGGACAACACAAAATTTAtgtatgaatttgaaattcacaGTTATTCGCAAACTGTGTAGCAACAGCGGCAGAAATCCACTGGTATAAGTACAAGCGATTAATTTACGTGTAATACTTTCTATCGCGCAGCCATTCAGAGTGCGAACGCACAAGAAGCCGTCACTACGTGTTAGTCTGATAGTATTTAGCGACGCTATCAGAGAATTCTCGGCGCTACAATTGGACTTGGAAAGCTTGCGTTGCATTCGACATTATGAACGGATTTGTTGTCGACTGTTGAAGATTCCGCGCTGCGATTTCGGCCCATTCAGCGTCAAACGGATCCGCGGGACCTCCGCGAGACGCGAAGGTCTGACTTCCAGCAGCGGAGCCCAGCGAATGCGCCCTTAAATGAAGTGCTGGTGCTCGTCTAGGACTTGTCGGTACAGGAGATACAGCACCAGTCACACTTCCCAACCACTGTTCAGGCTTGGGAAGATTCGCCGCTGTGGTGACTGGCTGTAACTGCAAAGAAGAAGGATCGTATTTTCAAAGattcaaaaatcatttcaataagCAATTGAATACACCTCGAGAAGTTGAATTGTTGAATCGAGACAGAGTGCGATTAATGCAAACACATACACAAGTTAGCCTGGgcggaaattatttttagaaactTTCTCACATTCTAATTACTTGTTTTTGCCTGTAGCTTCTAAACCAAAAGCTTGTCCACATCAATCTTGGTCTCAAAAtgtttgattttcaacaaaacattcttgaaaaaatttaataccaaTAGATTAGAGCTATTAATTTCTAAATTTGGTTTTTGTATTCTTGGTTGCAGTAAAAATAGAACCTGTCGTCGAATTTGAGTGGATTTACCTGTGAAACTGATTGCATGGTGTTGGTGGCGGCAATCGGAATGCCAGATGTGGGAATTGGGGAAGTAGACGGTAGCCCGGAATTTGGTGACCGATTCAACGGCGTGACCGAGTTTACAGGTACTGGAGATCGGTTCAACGAAGGAGTGGTTGTGTTTCCACCAAGCGACGATGTCGAGGCGGAACTGAACGCAGGGCTGGCGTTGGGTGGAGTGCCGAAGACACCCACAGTAGGCGTCGGTCCCGGAGTGCTCATCATCGCTGGTGTGACGGAAGTCCTTGGAAGAACAGGACTCAGGTTGCAGCTTCTATTGAGAATCGGCGTGAGTCTAGAATTGGCGAGAGTCGGTTCATCCTGCCAACTGGGACCAACAtggttgatgttgttgttatttATGTTGTTGTTCAACTTCGTATCTTCGAATGAATTGCTGTTGCTCACTGCACAGAAGAAAGCAGTACAAGGGTAAGAACGATGCGGTATAGAAACAAGATGTGCATAACTCAAAAGGAATGTCGGAATACTGATTAATAATGAGTAGGAAAatcatattttgcaatttttttccttccttcacCATAGAATCGTTCCAAACTGGGGATTGAGTGTTTGCAATTGTGCACGTGTGTTCACTGAAAAGAGTTTTGAAAGTTGTTAGCAATACTCTGAATTTACTGATTGAGGTTATGATACGCTAATACAGCTGTGTCTAATTCGTTTTGTATCTTATCGTCAATTTTCCGAAATTCACTCAGTGACTACACAAACGCAATCTGCATAACCCTCTCATTTCCCAAGGTTTGTGAAGATTTCACCACTTCggcgaagaaaaaagtgtGAGTCGTGATACGATTTACAGAATTTATCGATAAAGCATAAAGGTCGGACATCCTCTCCAATCAAACAGATtctttttctgattttcatAATTGAATCATTGTTTGCAGTCTTATTCGAGAGAATGCTGTATTTGTGTTTAATTGCCTGAATGTAGTGAATTGAGATTTCGGATTATGCCCGAATGGAATGGAATTTTCGTCTAGCATTTGACAATTTACAAACACATGAAATACACTTGCTATAGAAATCGaccaaattttgaacaaaagttgcTTGCTCTGACGGTAAGGTGGAAAGAAACGAATTATTTCATTCTGTTctgttttccaaaattttggCAACTGAAAGTACATTATACCGATTATCGTTTGTCTCACGTTCCACGATTAGTCATAAAGTGGGAAATCCACCAATCGTGAACAATGAGACAAGTGACGATCAGTAAAATGTACTCTCAGTTGCCGAAATTCAAGAGGACATCAGCGTACAAACGTGCAGTGAATTACATAAATCCAGGCGGATTTACCGTTTTATATCACCCGTGTAACATTATCCGGAGTAATCCGGATCTCAACAGGCTCCATTTCACAATGTCTAACTTATGAAACTTAAGATAAAGTATATTTCATTGCTCCGCATAAAAGTAATTAACCGAAACCTGCATTTATGGTCATTTACTGGAATATGGCATCGCTTCGACTACCAACCTGGAGGCGTCATTGTACTGAAGAGCTGCTTTGAGACGGAATTTGAACTGATTCGGGACGATATGTGCGTTGACCCGTTGTAATCGTCGTTACTCGAAAGAAGGGAAAGCCCTCGAGAGAGCTGCTGACACATTGCTGAGACGCTATCTTGACCTCCGGGCGATATTTCCGGAATTGGACTCACTGCGAACAAAGATTGTATATTGCGTACAAAAAGTTGACGCAGGTTCAACTGGTCACTAAATATGCAAAGTAGTGGATATTATATCGTACTTAAACTCACTATGTGGTAATTGACATTCTACTGTACAATACTTATCGACTGATCGGAAACATGGGAATGCCTACAAAGTTACAATACAAATCATTACGAAGtacagaaattgaaagaaactgATAAACTGGAATGAATTGGTGAagcatttgaaatttcaattactgGACGTACATGTTTCTGTTCAACCTTTTAAACCAGTTTCTATCAGTTTTCTTCATGGTGGGATAAAATAAACTGATCGATTATACCACTTGAAGGTCATGTTTTTACGGTTACAGGGTTTTTTTCTCGACTACAATTGGTGTGTCGACACGGTCATAATAATTGTATTATGTCTGAACGTTCCAAGAACATGAATTTACAACATTGAATAAACAAGCAATATGCAATAGCTACAACACATGTGTATTAACCTTCATCATATCCCTCGAACTCTGCAGTggcataaaattaaaataatattttataatattattgaaacCAAACAGTTCATATCACCATATAACATGCAAAGTTATGTCTATAACGTAGTTATCtccaaaaaattatacatcttCTGATTATAGACCTCTAGTTTGCTCTTCGGGCTTCAGAAGATGAGCAATTGATTATacgaattgaataatatatacGATAAAGCGTCAATTTGTTAATTGAATCGCATGATAATTTATCTGATACGTTATTAGCGATCAATTAAAAGACTCACAATTAAGAGTTT
The sequence above is drawn from the Neodiprion pinetum isolate iyNeoPine1 chromosome 2, iyNeoPine1.2, whole genome shotgun sequence genome and encodes:
- the numb gene encoding protein numb isoform X2, which gives rise to MDRLRRSFRDSFRRRKDPHVPESSKPHQWQADESAVRSATCVFHVKYLGCVEVFESRGMQVCEEALKVLRNSRRRPVRAVLHVSGDGLRVVEDETKGLIVDQTIEKVSFCAPDRNHDKGFSYICRDGTTRRWMCHGFLALKESGERLSHAVGCAFAACLERKQRRDKECGVTMTFDPKNSTFTRSGSFRQSSLTERLQDSHERAVDVPPVKQVFNPFAIERPHATPSMLERQGSFRGFTQLNQASPFKRQLSLRVNDLPSNLERTRSHSLEPTDLARMPPTLPHNIPQKPPVSPIPEISPGGQDSVSAMCQQLSRGLSLLSSNDDYNGSTHISSRISSNSVSKQLFSTMTPPVSNSNSFEDTKLNNNINNNNINHVGPSWQDEPTLANSRLTPILNRSCNLSPVLPRTSVTPAMMSTPGPTPTVGVFGTPPNASPAFSSASTSSLGGNTTTPSLNRSPVPVNSVTPLNRSPNSGLPSTSPIPTSGIPIAATNTMQSVSQLQPVTTAANLPKPEQWLGSVTGAVSPVPTSPRRAPALHLRAHSLGSAAGSQTFASRGGPADPFDAEWAEIAARNLQQSTTNPFIMSNATQAFQVQL